CGCCCGCAACTCGTGGCGCAGGTGGCGGCGCTCGCGTCCGTGCCGCTGACCCGCGAGCGTATCGACGCGCGCTTCGACGCGTTGTGCGCCGAAGCGGCCGGCGCGAGCGGTGCGCCATTGAGTGAAGATGCACTCAAACGGGCGCTGCGCCAATTGCGCACGGAGGTGTTTTGCGCCGTGATGGAGCGCGATCTGGCGGGCGAGGCGGACGTCGCCGAAGTGACCGGCGCGATGACCGATCTGGCGGAGACGACGATCCAGCGGGCGCTAGCCGTGCTGTCCGCCGAACTCGAAGTGCTGTACGGCGAACCGCGCGGACCGCACGGCGAACGGCTCTCGCTCGGCGTAGTGGGGATGGGCAAGCTGGGCGGGCGCGAACTGAATGTGTCGTCGGACATCGATCTGATCTTCATTTATGAAGAGGATGGCGAGACTGCGGGCGGCCACCGCTCGCCGATCGCCACGCAGGAGTTTTTCACACGCCTCGGCAAGCGCCTGATCGCCGCCCTCGCGGAAGTCACCGCCGACGGCTACGTGTTCCGGGTCGACATGCGGCTGCGGCCGAACGGCGACTCGGGTCCGCTCGTCTGCAGCCTGGGCATGCTCGAAGAATATTTCTACGTGCAAGGCCGCGAGTGGGAGCGCTACGCGTGGATCAAGGGCCGTCTCGTGTCCGAAGGCGCGAGCGACGCGGCGCAGCGGCTGCAGAAGCAGCTCGACGCGATCGTCACGCCGTTCGTCTACCGCCGCTATCTCGACTTCGGCGTGATCAGCGCGATTCGCGCGCTGCATCTGCAGATTCGCCAGGAGGCGCAGCGCCGCGCTTCCATGCGGCCCGACAAGGCCGACGACATCAAGCTCGGACGCGGCGGCATCCGCGAAATCGAATTCAGCGCGCAGGTGTTCCAGTTGATCCGCGGCGGCCAGGACGCGGGCTTTCGCGTGCGGCCGACGCTCGCCGTGCTGCGGCATGCGGCCACGCACGGGCTGATCGACACCTCGGTCTGCGTGAAGCTCTCGCAGGCCTATCGCTTCCTGCGCGAACTCGAACACCGTCTGCAATACCGTAACGACGCGCAAACCCATGCCATGCCGGTCGATCCCGAAGAGCGCGTGGCGCTCGCTTACGCAATGGGTTGCGACGACTACGCGGCGCTGATGGCAAAGCTCGATGCGCATCGCGAATTCGTCGAACAGCAGTTCGATCAGATTTTCGCCGACAAGGTGAGCGGTCGCGACGGCTGCGGCGCGCCCGAAGACGGCGCCGCCGCGTGGGTGTGGAGCAGCGCGCTCGCCGACGACAGCGCCGACGATGTCCTGCAGGCGCGCCTTGTCGAACTCGGCGTGGCCGAGCCGGGCGAACTGCTCGCGCGGCTGCGCGCGGTGTGGCAGTCGTCGCGTTATGCGGGGCTGGCCGAGCGCAGCCGGCAACGTTTCGACATCGTCGCGCAACGCGCGCTCGAAGCCGCGCGCACGCTGGAGCCCGCCGAGCGGCGCGGCGATACGGTGGCGCGCTTCTTCGACCTGCTCGAAGCGGTGAGCCGGCGCGGCGCCTATCTGGCGCTGCTGACCGAATATCCGCAGGCGCTGCACCACGTGCTGTCGGTGCTCGGCGGCTCGCGTTGGGCGGCCGGCTATCTGATCCGCCATCCGCAACTGCTCGACGAACTGCTCGACGACGAAGCGATGGACAGTCCGTTCGACTGGCCCGAATTCAAGCGCACCTTGCGCCTGCGTCTGGCCGCCGCCGACGGCGTGGAGCAGCAGATGGATCTGCTGCGCCACGCGCACCAGGCGGAAGTGTTCCGCATTCTGCTGATCGATCTGGCGGGCAAGCTGAGCGTCGAGCATGTGAGCGACCGCCTGTCCGAACTCGCCGACGCCGTGCTCGACGTCACGCTCGAAGCCGTCTGGAGGCAATTGCCCAAGCGCCATCGCGACGTGCCGCGTTTTGCGGTGATCGCGTACGGCAAGC
This genomic stretch from Paraburkholderia dioscoreae harbors:
- the glnE gene encoding bifunctional [glutamate--ammonia ligase]-adenylyl-L-tyrosine phosphorylase/[glutamate--ammonia-ligase] adenylyltransferase, with product MKTDATLLSSTYSHYAARAAAARPQLVAQVAALASVPLTRERIDARFDALCAEAAGASGAPLSEDALKRALRQLRTEVFCAVMERDLAGEADVAEVTGAMTDLAETTIQRALAVLSAELEVLYGEPRGPHGERLSLGVVGMGKLGGRELNVSSDIDLIFIYEEDGETAGGHRSPIATQEFFTRLGKRLIAALAEVTADGYVFRVDMRLRPNGDSGPLVCSLGMLEEYFYVQGREWERYAWIKGRLVSEGASDAAQRLQKQLDAIVTPFVYRRYLDFGVISAIRALHLQIRQEAQRRASMRPDKADDIKLGRGGIREIEFSAQVFQLIRGGQDAGFRVRPTLAVLRHAATHGLIDTSVCVKLSQAYRFLRELEHRLQYRNDAQTHAMPVDPEERVALAYAMGCDDYAALMAKLDAHREFVEQQFDQIFADKVSGRDGCGAPEDGAAAWVWSSALADDSADDVLQARLVELGVAEPGELLARLRAVWQSSRYAGLAERSRQRFDIVAQRALEAARTLEPAERRGDTVARFFDLLEAVSRRGAYLALLTEYPQALHHVLSVLGGSRWAAGYLIRHPQLLDELLDDEAMDSPFDWPEFKRTLRLRLAAADGVEQQMDLLRHAHQAEVFRILLIDLAGKLSVEHVSDRLSELADAVLDVTLEAVWRQLPKRHRDVPRFAVIAYGKLGGKELGYASDLDVIFLYDDTDDAAAEVYSTYTRRLITWLTTATGAGTLFDVDLRLRPNGESGLLVTDLDAFRRYQLREGDAANTAWVWEHQALSRARYCAGDTEIGVKFEAIREQVLTTPREAAPLAKEIVEMRERVEAGHPNHTALFDLKHDRGGMVDIEFTVQYWVLLHAASDPELIRNTGNIALLREVSRFGLMSEAEAETVGAAYRTYRKLQHKLRLDGMEKARVEPALVATEREAVLGLWKRVFG